The stretch of DNA gtctgtctcacaaaaaaaaaaaaaaaaaaaaaaaattataataaaaaataaatttaagacagGAAACAGATTGGACAGGGACTAGGTTGGGAGGAAAAACTGCTCAATGTAttaccttttcttaaaaaaaaaaaaaaaaggctgggcgtggtggctcacgcctataatcccagcactttgggaggctgaggcgggcagatcacgaggtcaagagatcgagacaatcctggcaaacatagtgaaaccctacctctactaaaaatacaaaaattagctgggtgtggtggcacgtgcctgtagtccaagctactggggaggctgaggcaggagaatcacttgaacccgggaggcggaggttgcagtgagccgagatcgtgccactgcactccaccctgggcgacagagcaatttAGATACTGGtccttgatctttttttttttttttttttttttgagacagagtctccctctcttgcccaggctggagtgcactaattatttttgttgttgttggataGATACCGGTCTTAGCAATCATGATGATTCCCAGAGATAGCAACTGAGATTCTAAACtcttctgtgtggtttttttgtttttgagacagggtcttgctctctcaccaaggctggagtgcagtggcacaatcatggctcactgcagcctcgacctcctgggctcaagcagtcctcctactttgcctcctaagtagctgggactacaggcatgtgccaccacacccagctactttttaaaattttttgtagagatggggtttcgccatgtggcccaggctggtttaATGTATGTTTTGAACAACTTGACTATGTGAATCTACTTTTGGCAACtgtaaatttcatgaaatttaaatatagatgaagcatttctgataaaaatttattgtctgggctgggcgcggtggctcacacttgtaatccagcactttgggaggctgaggcgggcgggtcacgaggtcaggggatggagatcatcctggccaacatggtgaaacccggtctctactaaaagtacaaaaattagctgggtgtggtggcataatcccaggtactggggaggctgaggcaggagaatcgcctgaaccagggagtccgaggttgcagtgagctgagatcgcgccactgcactccagcctgggtgacagagcgagaatccatctcaaaaggaaaaataaataaataaataaactatacaTTGGATGCTGAAGGCTTAGTATgacaaaagaatgtaaaatattccaaaatgatGAATGATTCCAACTGATTAATGTCTCATTAATCATTGAGAAatactgattacatgttgaaataacaaCATTTTGGATATACTGCATAAAATAAAGTTACctgcttctttttccttttttaaaaactgtgaccctgggcgcggtggctcacgcctgtaatcccagcactttgggaggctgaggcaggtggatcatgaggtcaggagttcgagaccagcctgaccaacatggtgaaaccttgtctctactaaaaacacaaaaaattagctgggcacgatggcgggtgcctgtaatcccagctactcggtagactgaagcaggagaatcgcttgaacccgggaggtggaggttgcagtgagctgagatcacgccactgcactccaacctggcaacagagtgagactccatctcaggagaaaaaaaaaaaaaaatgtggctactAGGAAAGTGAAAATCGCACAGGTGGCTCACATGCCATTTCCGCTGCATTGCTCTAAGAGCCTTGCCTGTGTCACTTCACTTCACCTCGTAACAACCCTATGGTGGAAGGACTATTATTAGAGCCTTTtgtacagatcaggaaactgaggcagcagaGTGAAGGGCACAGATGCTGGATCAAGACAACCtcgaggccgggcgtggtggctcatgcctgtaatcccagcactttgggaggctgaggcgggcggatcagctaaggtcaggagttcgagaccagcctggccaacatggtgaaaccccgtctctactacaaatacaaaaattagccgagtgtggtggtgggtacctgtaatcccagctactccagaggctgaggcaggagaatcgcttgaacctgggaggcgggggctgcagtgagccgagatcatgccactgcactacagcctgggcgacagagcaagactccatctcaaaaaaaaaaagacaacctgaAGTCAAATCTTGGTTGTCACCCTTGAGTTGTGTGACTTTTGGCAAATTATTTACCTCTCTATGCCTTGGGATCATAATGGCACGAACTTCTCAAGGAAGTGAGTTCATTTGTGGAAAGCCCAGCatgggccaggaacagtggctcacacctgtcatcccagcactttgggaggctgaggcgggcggatcagctgagatcaggagtttgagaccagcgtggccaacatggcgaaaccccatctctactaaaaatacaaaaaattagccaggcatggtggcgggcgcctgtaatcccagctacttgggaggctgaggcaggagaattgcttgaacctaggaggtggaggttgcagtgagccaagatcccgccactacactccagcctgggtgacagagtgagagtccacctcaaaaaaaaaaaaataaagcaagcaagcaagccccACATGAGGCCTGCATTACCAAGGCACTATATGTGTGAGCAATTACTACAAAATGTTAGATTTGAAATGTTAGGGGACCCGCTGGGGCCTcccctccttcttctctcccGGCCCACCTGCCTACCTGCCTGCACCCTCCACACCTGTTCCcagctcctttcctccctctcacaCCTCCCATGGCTCCTTGCTGCCCCACGCTGGCCCAAGTTACTGGAACACCCTGATCTTTCTCATACCAAAGGGCTTCCAAAGGCAGTTCCCTCTTTCTGGAATGCCATTTCCTTCCTGTCCCAGGAGACTTGCAAACTCCCACATCCACAGATCTCCCCAGGGCCCCTTGCTCCTTCAGGTCCCCAGTGAGCTCCATGTCTTTCCCTAATCTGACTCGTCCCCCAGGTTCCCCCCTGTCCACCCCATCACTGGACCAGGGCTATCTGTGCCAACTCAAGCCTGTCAGGCCCCAGGCCGGTCCCTCCTGATCTCTGACCCCTGACTCTGcccatccactccactccatcccatgGTCCCAGCCCTGGCTCAGTCATGGTCCTCACCCTGGGCCTTCCCACAGCCTCTGGCTTGGTCTCCAGTCTGTCTCCGTGGCCCCAGAGgggtctttctttccttttcttttttttttttttttgagacggagtctagctctgtcactcaggctggagtccagtggcgcaatctcggctcactgcaacctctgcctcctgggttcaagcaattctccttcctcagcctcctgagtagctgggattacaggcgcacaccactacgcccagctaatttttgtatttttagtagagaatgggttttgccatgttggccaggctggtcttgaactcctgacctcaagtgatccacccgcctcggcctcccaaagtgctgggattacaggcgtgagccaccgcgcctggccccagagGGGTCTTTCTGCACCTAGAGCTGCCCCTGCCCCTCCACTGCTCACCACCCTTCCATGGCCTCCTAGTGACCCTCCCAACCTGCAGACACAAAGTCCAGGCCCCATAGCCCAGGAAGGACTCACCAGGATGAGGCCTTGGCCAGGTCAGTGCTCCACAAGCAGCAGGTCCTGGGGACTGGGGACGGGGGGCACCTGTGGGCCCCAAAGTGTCAGCCACAAGTGGGCCACCCTCTCGGCCCCCTCACCCCCTCTTCCCAGCCTGCTCACCTGCTCCCCAGGGCGAGGTGTCCTCCGCCGCGTCCTCTGCCAGTGCAGGCACCAGGCAGCGGCCAGCAGCAGGAGGCCCACGGGCAGCAGCAGTAGGAGGAGCAGAGGGGGCTGCGGGGCTGTCGGGGCTGTGGCCTCCAGGGGCCGGGGACTCCATGGGGGTGGCAGGGTTGAGGAGTCTGGGGAGAAAGAGGAGGCTGGGTGACCAAGGAGAAGGGCTGGggtaaggaaggaaagagaggccTGGCTgccactggctgtgtgaccttggatgggctgcttggcctctctgtgcctcagtttgctcatctgtaaaaccaGGATAATCATTGTACCTACCTCATCAGATTGTCAcaaattaaatgagtgaatagcctgagcgcggtggctcacgcctgaaatctttgggaggccaaggtgggtggatcacttgaggtcaggagttcaagaccagcctggccaacatggtgaaagcccatctctactaaaaacacaaaaactagccaggcatggtatgcgcatctgtaatcccaggtactcggaaggctgaggcagaagattcgcttgaaccctggagatggaggttgcagtgagccaagattgcgccactgcactccagcctgggcgacagagcaagactccgacttagaaaaaaaaaaaaacaataggctgggcgcggtggctcacacctgtaatcccagcactttgggaggccgaggcgggcagatcacgaggtcaggagatcgagaccatcctggctaacacggtgaaacaccgtctctactgaaaatacaaaaaaaaaaaattagccgggtgaggtggcaggcgcctgtagtcccagctgctggggaggctgaggcaagagaatggcgtgaacccaggaggcagagcttgcagtgagccaagatgcaacactgcacttcagcctgggggacagagcgagactccgtctcaaaaaaaaaaaaaaaaaaaaaggtaggctgggcactgtggctcaagcctgtaatcccagcactttgggaggccaaggcaggcggatcacaaggtcaggagatcgagaccatcctggtttaactcagtaaaaccccgtctctactaaaaatacaaaaaattagccgggtgtggtggcgggcgcctgtggtcccagctactcgggaggctgaggcaggagaatggcgtgaacccgagaggcggagcttgcagtgagccaagatcgcgccactgcactccagcctgggcgacagcgcgagactccgtctcaaaaaaaaaaaaaaaaaagttggtaaaCTGAGCTCCAGAAAGAGGAATAAGCTTGCCCTTATCACAACCAATATGAGAAAGATGGGGTCTGGTATGCACTGTGCAGAGAGGAGGAGCGGCCGTGAGGACAGGAGGGAAAGGAGTGGGGGTGCCTGGAAGCCTTTACCGGGCTGACACTGCAGCTCCAGGCACCGGGAGAAGTTCTGGCGAGTGATCCAGGGCTTCAGCGCCACCAGCTGCTCGGAGGTCTCCTGCAGGAGGCGGGAGATGTTGGTCTGGACGAAGCGAAGACAGCTGGGGGGGGGCtgggagcaggggagggagaCGTCACCACCACGTCATCCCCCCACCGCCCCTCCGCAGGCCAAAGGCCCTTCCCTGCTGGTGATGCCCAGCAACAGGGCCCAGTGAGCTCTGGCTCtcagagtttatttatttaattaattaatttttttttttgagatagagtctcactctgttgcccaggctggagtgatgaaatgcaacctctgtctcccaggttcaagtgattctcctgcctcagcctcctcagtggttgggactataggtgcccaccaccatgcccagctattttttgtatttttagtagagacggggtttctccgtgttggccaggctggtctcgaactactgacctcaggtgatctgcccaccttggcctctcaaagtgctgggattgtaggcatgagccactgtgcttggccatatttatttatttatttatttttaagacagagtctcgctctgtcgcccaggctggagtgcagtggcgcgatctcggctcactgcaagctccgcctcctggtttcacgccattcacctgcctcagcctcccaagtagctgggactacaggcgcctgccaccacgcccggctaattttttgtatttttagtagagacggagtttcattgtgttagccgggatggtcttgatctcctgacctcgtgatccgcccgcctcggcctcccaaagtgtgggattacaggcgtgagccaccgtgcctagcctatttatttatttatattttttagtagaaacggggtttctctatgttggccaggctggtcttgaactcctgacctcaggtgatcctcccgcctcagcctcccaaagttattttattatttatttattttttgagacagagtctcgctctgtcaccctggctggagtacagtggcacgatctcggctcactgcaacttctacctcccaggtttaaggaattctgcctcagcctcctaagtagcttggactacaggcgcgcgccaccatgcccagctaatttttgtatttttagtagagaccgggtttcaccacattggccagggtggtctcaaactcctgacctcgtgatctgcccgccttgggctcccaaagtgctgggattacaggcgtgagccactgtgcccagccttttattttatttttatttttatttttttggagatggagtctt from Gorilla gorilla gorilla isolate KB3781 chromosome 20, NHGRI_mGorGor1-v2.1_pri, whole genome shotgun sequence encodes:
- the FLT3LG gene encoding fms-related tyrosine kinase 3 ligand isoform X6 — protein: MERLKTVAGSKMQGLLERVNTEIHFVTKCAFQPPPSCLRFVQTNISRLLQETSEQLVALKPWITRQNFSRCLELQCQPDSSTLPPPWSPRPLEATAPTAPQPPLLLLLLLPVGLLLLAAAWCLHWQRTRRRTPRPGEQVPPVPSPQDLLLVEH
- the FLT3LG gene encoding fms-related tyrosine kinase 3 ligand isoform X1, with the protein product MTLLAPAWSPTTYLLLLLLLSSGLSGTQDCSFQHSPISSDFAVKIRELSDYLLQDYPVTVASNLQDEELCGALWRLVLAQRWMERLKTVAGSKMQGLLERVNTEIHFVTKCAFQPPPSCLRFVQTNISRLLQETSEQLVALKPWITRQNFSRCLELQCQPDSSTLPPPWSPRPLEATAPTAPQPPLLLLLLLPVGLLLLAAAWCLHWQRTRRRTPRPGEQVPPVPSPQDLLLVEH